The following proteins are encoded in a genomic region of Mustela erminea isolate mMusErm1 chromosome 3, mMusErm1.Pri, whole genome shotgun sequence:
- the FABP6 gene encoding gastrotropin, whose product MAFSGKYEFESDKNYDEFMKRLGLPSDAIEKGRNFKIVTEVQQDGQNFTWSQHYPGGHSMTNKFTIGKECDMETMGGKKFKATVHMEGGKITVEFPNYRQTSEIVGDKLVEISTIGGVTYERVSKRLA is encoded by the exons ATGGCCTTCAGTGGCAAGTACGAGTTCGAGAGCGACAAGAATTATGACGAGTTCATGAAGCGCCTCG GACTCCCCAGTGATGCTATTGAAAAGGGCCGAAACTTCAAGATTGTCACAGAGGTGCAGCAGGACGGGCAGAACTTCACCTGGTCCCAGCACTACCCGGGCGGCCACTCCATGACCAACAAGTTCACCATTGGCAAGGAGTGTGACATGGAGACCATGGGAGGCAAGAAGTTCAAG GCCACCGTGCACATGGAGGGTGGGAAGATCACGGTGGAGTTCCCCAACTATCGCCAGACCTCGGAGATTGTGGGTGACAAGCTGGTGGAG ATCTCCACCATCGGAGGTGTGACCTATGAGCGTGTGAGCAAGAGACTGGCCTGA